One part of the Muntiacus reevesi chromosome 18, mMunRee1.1, whole genome shotgun sequence genome encodes these proteins:
- the MNT gene encoding max-binding protein MNT isoform X2, with translation MNSLTCSEEPGSEEQERLRLEREREQEQKKASSLARLAHTMPVEEPRTEAPPLPLSPPAPPPAPPPPLATPTPLTVIPIPVVTNSPQPLPPPPPLPPTAQPLPLAPRQPALVSTPGLSIKEPAPLPTRPQVPTPAPLLPDSKATVPPTGSPKPLQPLPTPILTIAPHPGVQPQLAPPQPPPSTLGTLKLAPAEEVKSSEQKKRPGGIGTREVHNKLEKNRRAHLKECFETLKRNIPNVDDKKTSNLSVLRTALRYIQSLKRKEKEYEHEMERLAREKIATQQRLAELKHELSQWMDVLEIDRVLRQTGQPEDDQASTSTASEGEDNIDEDMEEDQAGLGPHKLSHRPHPELPKPPPSTAPAPLPPHPHPHAQPVALSPAHLPGQQPPPQQKTPLPAPPPPPAAPAQTLVPAPAHLVAAGGGSTVIAHTATTHASVIQTVNHVLQGPGGKHIAHIAPSAPSPAVQLAPATPPISHITVHSATLNHVAHLGSQLPLYPQPVAVSQPVAVSHIAHTLSHQQVNGTAGLGPPATVMAKPAVGAQVVHHPQLVGQTVLNPVTMVTMPSFPVSTLKLA, from the exons atgaattcaTTAACATGCAGCGAGGAACCCGGCTCCG AGGAACAGGAGAGGCTTCGCCTGGAGCGGGAGCGGGAACAGGAGCAGAAGAAGGCCAGCAGCCTGGCGCGGCTGGCCCACACCATGCCGGTGGAGGAGCCCCGCACTGAGGCACCGCCCTTGCCTCTGTCACCACCAGCCCCTCCGCCGGCGCCCCCCCCACCACTGGCCACCCCTACCCCACTGACTGTCATTCCTATTCCAGTAGTGACCAACTCCCCTCAGCctctgcccccgcccccgccactaCCCCCCACGGCCCAGCCTCTGCCCCTGGCGCCTCGCCAGCCAGCCCTGGTCAGCACCCCTGGACTCAGCATTAAGGAGCCTGCCCCCCTTCCCACCAGGCCGCAGGTGCCCACTCCTGCTCCTCTCCTGCCGGACTCCAAGGCCACCGTTCCACCCACTGGCAGCCCCAAGCCCTTgcagcccctgcccacccccatcctgaCCATTGCGCCACACCCCGGAGTCCAGCCCCAGCTGGCTCCCCCACAGCCACCTCCATCCACGCTTGGGACCCTGAAGCTGGCACCCGCTGAAGAAGTCAAATCCAGCGAACAGAAGAAGAGGCCTGGGGG AATCGGAACCAGAGAAGTCCACAACAAGCTGGAGaagaacag GAGGGCCCATCTCAAGGAATGCTTTGAGACCCTGAAGCGCAACATCCCCAACGTGGACGACAAGAAGACATCGAATCTGAGCGTGTTGCGGACGGCGCTGCGGTACATTCAG TCCctgaagaggaaggagaaagaatacGAGCATGAGATGGAGCGGCTAGCGCGGGAGAAGATTGCCACACAGCAGCGGCTGGCGGAGCTCAAGCACGAGCTGAGCCAGTGGATGGACGTGCTGGAGATTGACCGCGTGCTCCGGCAGACGGGCCAGCCTGAGGACGACCAGGCCTCCACCTCCACAGCTTCCG AGGGTGAGGACAACATAGACGAGGACATGGAGGAGGACCAGGCTGGCCTGGGCCCACATAAGCTGAGCCATCGCCCCCACCCGGAGCTGCCGAAGCCACCGCCCAGCACAGCCCCCGCGCCTCTGCCTCCGCACCCACACCCGCACGCCCAGCCTGTGGCCCTGtctcctgcccacctccctggGCAGCAGCCCCCGCCACAGCAGAAGACACCTCTGCCGGCCCCTCCGCCCCCACCAGCGGCCCCGGCCCAAACGCTGGTGCCCGCCCCGGCCCATCTCGTGGCGGCTGGGGGAGGGTCCACGGTCATTGCCCACACCGCCACCACCCACGCCTCAGTCATCCAGACTGTGAACCATGTTCTCCAGGGGCCGGGGGGCAAGCACATCGCCCACATCGCGCCCTCGGCCCCCAGCCCCGCTGTGCAGCTGGCCCCAGCCACGCCCCCCATCAGCCACATCACGGTGCACTCTGCCACCCTCAACCACGTGGCCCACCTTGGCTCCCAGCTGCCCTTGTACCCGCAGCCGGTGGCCGTGAGCCAGCCGGTGGCCGTGAGCCACATCGCCCACACCCTCTCACACCAGCAAGTGAATGGCACAGCCGGGCTGGGGCCCCCGGCCACGGTCATGGCGAAGCCAGCCGTGGGGGCTCAGGTGGTGCACCACCCCCAGCTGGTGGGCCAGACAGTGCTCAACCCTGTGACCatggtcaccatgccctccttcccGGTCAGCACACTCAAGCTGGCTTGA
- the MNT gene encoding max-binding protein MNT isoform X1 → MSIETLLEAARFLEWQAQQQQRAREEQERLRLEREREQEQKKASSLARLAHTMPVEEPRTEAPPLPLSPPAPPPAPPPPLATPTPLTVIPIPVVTNSPQPLPPPPPLPPTAQPLPLAPRQPALVSTPGLSIKEPAPLPTRPQVPTPAPLLPDSKATVPPTGSPKPLQPLPTPILTIAPHPGVQPQLAPPQPPPSTLGTLKLAPAEEVKSSEQKKRPGGIGTREVHNKLEKNRRAHLKECFETLKRNIPNVDDKKTSNLSVLRTALRYIQSLKRKEKEYEHEMERLAREKIATQQRLAELKHELSQWMDVLEIDRVLRQTGQPEDDQASTSTASEGEDNIDEDMEEDQAGLGPHKLSHRPHPELPKPPPSTAPAPLPPHPHPHAQPVALSPAHLPGQQPPPQQKTPLPAPPPPPAAPAQTLVPAPAHLVAAGGGSTVIAHTATTHASVIQTVNHVLQGPGGKHIAHIAPSAPSPAVQLAPATPPISHITVHSATLNHVAHLGSQLPLYPQPVAVSQPVAVSHIAHTLSHQQVNGTAGLGPPATVMAKPAVGAQVVHHPQLVGQTVLNPVTMVTMPSFPVSTLKLA, encoded by the exons ATGAGCATAGAGACGCTACTGGAGGCGGCCCGCTTCCTGGAATGGCAAGCGCAGCAACAACAGAGAGCACGTG AGGAACAGGAGAGGCTTCGCCTGGAGCGGGAGCGGGAACAGGAGCAGAAGAAGGCCAGCAGCCTGGCGCGGCTGGCCCACACCATGCCGGTGGAGGAGCCCCGCACTGAGGCACCGCCCTTGCCTCTGTCACCACCAGCCCCTCCGCCGGCGCCCCCCCCACCACTGGCCACCCCTACCCCACTGACTGTCATTCCTATTCCAGTAGTGACCAACTCCCCTCAGCctctgcccccgcccccgccactaCCCCCCACGGCCCAGCCTCTGCCCCTGGCGCCTCGCCAGCCAGCCCTGGTCAGCACCCCTGGACTCAGCATTAAGGAGCCTGCCCCCCTTCCCACCAGGCCGCAGGTGCCCACTCCTGCTCCTCTCCTGCCGGACTCCAAGGCCACCGTTCCACCCACTGGCAGCCCCAAGCCCTTgcagcccctgcccacccccatcctgaCCATTGCGCCACACCCCGGAGTCCAGCCCCAGCTGGCTCCCCCACAGCCACCTCCATCCACGCTTGGGACCCTGAAGCTGGCACCCGCTGAAGAAGTCAAATCCAGCGAACAGAAGAAGAGGCCTGGGGG AATCGGAACCAGAGAAGTCCACAACAAGCTGGAGaagaacag GAGGGCCCATCTCAAGGAATGCTTTGAGACCCTGAAGCGCAACATCCCCAACGTGGACGACAAGAAGACATCGAATCTGAGCGTGTTGCGGACGGCGCTGCGGTACATTCAG TCCctgaagaggaaggagaaagaatacGAGCATGAGATGGAGCGGCTAGCGCGGGAGAAGATTGCCACACAGCAGCGGCTGGCGGAGCTCAAGCACGAGCTGAGCCAGTGGATGGACGTGCTGGAGATTGACCGCGTGCTCCGGCAGACGGGCCAGCCTGAGGACGACCAGGCCTCCACCTCCACAGCTTCCG AGGGTGAGGACAACATAGACGAGGACATGGAGGAGGACCAGGCTGGCCTGGGCCCACATAAGCTGAGCCATCGCCCCCACCCGGAGCTGCCGAAGCCACCGCCCAGCACAGCCCCCGCGCCTCTGCCTCCGCACCCACACCCGCACGCCCAGCCTGTGGCCCTGtctcctgcccacctccctggGCAGCAGCCCCCGCCACAGCAGAAGACACCTCTGCCGGCCCCTCCGCCCCCACCAGCGGCCCCGGCCCAAACGCTGGTGCCCGCCCCGGCCCATCTCGTGGCGGCTGGGGGAGGGTCCACGGTCATTGCCCACACCGCCACCACCCACGCCTCAGTCATCCAGACTGTGAACCATGTTCTCCAGGGGCCGGGGGGCAAGCACATCGCCCACATCGCGCCCTCGGCCCCCAGCCCCGCTGTGCAGCTGGCCCCAGCCACGCCCCCCATCAGCCACATCACGGTGCACTCTGCCACCCTCAACCACGTGGCCCACCTTGGCTCCCAGCTGCCCTTGTACCCGCAGCCGGTGGCCGTGAGCCAGCCGGTGGCCGTGAGCCACATCGCCCACACCCTCTCACACCAGCAAGTGAATGGCACAGCCGGGCTGGGGCCCCCGGCCACGGTCATGGCGAAGCCAGCCGTGGGGGCTCAGGTGGTGCACCACCCCCAGCTGGTGGGCCAGACAGTGCTCAACCCTGTGACCatggtcaccatgccctccttcccGGTCAGCACACTCAAGCTGGCTTGA